A stretch of DNA from Roseovarius sp. W115:
ATCGCAACGGGTAAAACCGTGGCGCTCGTATAAACGCATGGCTGCGGATAGCAGTTCTGCGGTTTCCAGGCGCAGAACAGGCAGGTTGAGTGCACGCGCCTGATCCTCGATCTGACGCAAAAGGGCTGCGGCCACACCTTTGCCGCGTGCGCCGTCGGCAGTGAACATCGACTTCACCTCGCCATAGTCATCCTTTGCAGCCAGCGCCCCTGTGCCCAGTGTGGTGTCGCCAATGCGGGCGGCAAAGAAATAGACATCCGGCTCGCACAGATCATCAATGTCGAGGAAATAGTTGTCCTCGGGCGGAAAGTTGGTGCGCATCAGGTCGTGGCTTGCTTCGAGCAGCGCACGTGGGCCATCCGTGCGTGGATCCGCTGGTTCAATAATGAGCGTCACGCGGCCAGCGCTTTTTCAATGGCCGCACGGTCAAGTCCCGATTGGCCGATGACCACCAACCTTGTTTCGCGGGCCTCTGCGCCAAAGGGACGGTCGAAATAAGTTTCCACGCGGGGGCCGACAGCCTGCAAGGTGAGCCGCATGGGTTTCCCCAATACCGCCGCGAAACCCTTGAGGCGCAGGATATCATGCGTGCGGATCACGTCCGCCACCTGTTCGGCAAAAGCATTTGGATCGCTGATCTCAGACCGGGTGACGACAAACGATTCAAACGCATCGTGGTCGTGATCGTGGTGATGATGGTCATGGTCGTCGTGGTGATCATCGTCATGATGATGGTGGTGATGTTCATGGCGGGCGTCCATGTCCGTCTCGGCACCGACGCCCTGACCCAGCAGCACATCCACAGGCAGCGCACCCATAGTGGATTTCACCACCTGAACGCCATCGCGGCTTTCAGAGCGCAGCTGACCCACCAATGTGTTGGCCTCATCCGCTCCCAGAAGGTCGGATTTGTTCACGACGATCATATCAGCACAGGAGACCTGATCTTCAAAAAGCTCTGACAGCGGTGTTTCATGGTCTAGGTTTTCGTCCTGAGCACGCTGAGCGTCGACAGCGGCCACGTCATGGGCAAACCGGCCCTCGGAAACGGCCTTGCCATCGACCACGGTCACAACGCCGTCCACGGTCACGCGGGTGGAAATCTCTGGCCAGCTAAAGGCACGGACCAAAGGCTGGGGCAGGGCCAGTCCGGAGGTTTCGATCACGATGTGGTCTGGTGCATCTGGGCGGTCGAGCAGTTTTTCAAGCGTTGGAATGAAATCCTCAGCCACGGTGCAGCAGATGCAGCCGTTTGATAGCTCCATCACGTCTTCCTCGGCACAACCTTCGATACCGCAGCCCTTCAGGATGCCACCATCGACGCCAAGGTCGCCGAACTCATTGATGATCAAAGCAATGCGGCGCCCGTTTGCGTTTTCCAGCATATGGCGGATGAGGGTGGTCTTGCCGGCTCCAAGAAACCCGGTGACGACAG
This window harbors:
- the cobW gene encoding cobalamin biosynthesis protein CobW, translated to MQSKIPATVVTGFLGAGKTTLIRHMLENANGRRIALIINEFGDLGVDGGILKGCGIEGCAEEDVMELSNGCICCTVAEDFIPTLEKLLDRPDAPDHIVIETSGLALPQPLVRAFSWPEISTRVTVDGVVTVVDGKAVSEGRFAHDVAAVDAQRAQDENLDHETPLSELFEDQVSCADMIVVNKSDLLGADEANTLVGQLRSESRDGVQVVKSTMGALPVDVLLGQGVGAETDMDARHEHHHHHHDDDHHDDHDHHHHDHDHDAFESFVVTRSEISDPNAFAEQVADVIRTHDILRLKGFAAVLGKPMRLTLQAVGPRVETYFDRPFGAEARETRLVVIGQSGLDRAAIEKALAA
- a CDS encoding GNAT family N-acetyltransferase; this encodes MTLIIEPADPRTDGPRALLEASHDLMRTNFPPEDNYFLDIDDLCEPDVYFFAARIGDTTLGTGALAAKDDYGEVKSMFTADGARGKGVAAALLRQIEDQARALNLPVLRLETAELLSAAMRLYERHGFTRCDIFGDYRPNETSVFMEKPLT